The Burkholderiales bacterium JOSHI_001 genomic sequence CGTGTTGTGCAGCGTCCAGGGCGGTGCGTTCACGCCCAGCTTGGGCAGCAGCCATTGTTCGATGCCGGTCATCAGGTTGCCGATGAGCTTGCCCTTCTTGAACCACAGCTTGAAGTTCTTGGTGCGCTGCAGTTCGGTGTGCAGCCAACTTTGCGCGAAGGCCACCGGGTAGGCCGACAGCTCGTCTTGCGCGCGCCCGGATTGCAGCGCGTCGAAGGCCGCTTCGGCCGCCAGCATGCCGGTCTTGATGGCCGCGTGGCTGCCCTTGATGCGGCTGGCGTTCAGCATGCCGGCTTCGCAACCCACCAGGGCGCCACCGGGGAACACCAGCTTGGGCAGGCATTGCAGGCCACCGTTGTTGATGGCCCTCGCGCCGTAGCTGATGCGCTTGCCGCCTTCGATGTGCGCGCGCACGGCCGGGTGCGTTTTCCAGCGCTGCATTTCTTCGAACGGGCTCATCCACGGGTTGCTGTAGTTCAGCCCCAGCACGAAGCCCAGCGTCACCTTGTTGTCGTCCTGGTGGTAGAGAAAGCCGCCGCCGAAGCTGTCGTCCACGATGGGCCAGCCGGCGGTGTGCAGCACCAGGCCCGGCTTGGCCTTTTCCGCAGGCACTTCCCACAATTCCTTGATGCCGATGGCCCAACTCTGCGGGTCGCGGCCTTCGCTCAGCTTGTGCTTGGCCAGCAGTTGCTTGCCCAGGTGGCCGCGGGCGCCTTCGGCAAAGACGGTGTACTTGCCCAGCAACGCCATGCCCAGCTGGAAGCCATCGTGCGGTTGGCCGTCCTTGCCGATGCCCAGGTTCCCCGTGGCCACGCCCTTCACCCGGCCCTGCTCGTCGTACAGCACCTCGGCGGCGGTGAAGCCGGGGAAGATTTCCACCCCCAGGCTTTCGGCATGCGCGGCCATCGCCTTGCACACCGCGCCCAGGCTGATGACGTAGTTGCCGTCGTTGTGGAAGCATTCGGGGATCAACCAATGCGGCGTGGCACGCGAACCGGTTTCACTGAGGAACAGGATGTCGTCCCCGGTCACCGGCTGGTTCAGCGGAATGCCCAGTTCCTTCCAGTTCGGCAGCAGCTCGTTCATGGCGCGCGGGTCCATCACCGCGCCGCTCAGGATGTGCGCGCCAGGCTCGCTGCCTTTTTCCAGCAGCACCACGTTCACCTCGGCGCCCTTCTCGGCGGCCAGCTGCTTCAGGCGGATGGCCGTGGCCAGGCCGGCGGGGCCGCCGCCGACGATGACCACGTCGTATTCCATGGACTCGCGCGGGCCGAACTGTTCAAGAATTTCCTGGGGCGACATCGGGTCTGTTCCTGTGGGCGCGTTGCCAGCGCGCAGGGGGCTTGGGGTGCATCGGGGCGGGCCGGATTCTAGCGGCCGACGCTTAAAATAGAACGACCGTTCGATTCCTTCTGTCGCTCTGGGGGACCGAGGGCTGCGTGCTATCGTCTTTGCGCTATCGACAGGACCCCAGAACATGAGCTACGACATCGATCTTTCCGGCCGCGTGGCCCTGGTCACCGGCGCCTCCGGCGGCCTGGGCGCGCAGTTCGCCCGCACCCTCAGCAAAGCCGGCGCCGGCGTGGTGCTGGCGGCCCGCCGCACCGACCGCCTGAAGGACCTGCGCGCCGAGATCGAAGCCGAAGGCGGCGACGCGCACGTGGTGGAACTGGACGTGACCGACCACGACAGCATCAAGTCCGCGGTGGCCCATGCCGAGACCGAGATGGGCACCATCGACATCCTGGTCAACAACTCCGGCGTCAGCACCACGCAGAAGCTGGTGGACGTGTCGCCCGACGACTACGACTACGTGATGAACACCAACACCAAGGGCGCCTTTTTCGTGGCCCAGGAAGTGGCCAAGCGCATGATCGCTCGCAGCAAGGGCGCGGCGCCGGGCACCTTCACCGGCGGGCGCATCGTGAACGTGGCGTCCATGGCGGGGCTGCGCGTGCTGGGCCAGATCGGCGTGTACTGCATGAGCAAGGCCGCCGTGGTGCACATGACCCGCGCCATGGCGCTGGAGTGGGGCCGCTTCGGCATCAATGTGAACGCACTGTGCCCCGGCTACATCGACACCGAGATCAACCACCACCATTGGCAGACCGACGCCGGCCAGAAGCTGGTGCAGATGTTGCCCCGAAAGCGCGTGGGCCACCCGAAGGACCTGGACGCGGCGCTGATGATGTTGTGCGCCAACGAGAGCCATTTCATCAACGGCGCGATTCTCTCAGCCGACGATGGATTTGGCGCCTGAAAGCCGATGCGTGAGCTGACACCCCTCGAAGCCCGCGTGCTGGGCGTGCTGGTCGAAAAGCAGGCCACGGTGCCCGACACCTACCCGCTCAGCCTGAATTCGCTGGTGGCCGGCTGCAACCAGAAGACCGCCCGTGACCCGGTGATCAACGCCACCGAGTCCGATGTGCAGGTGGCGCTGGACGGGCTGCGGTCCATCAGCCTGGTGTTCGAATCCAGTGGCGGGCGTGTCACGCGCTGGGAACACAACGCTGCGCGCGGGCTGATCGTGCCCGCCGACGCCGCCGCACTGCTGGCCGTGTTGATGCTGCGCGGCCCGCAGACCGCGGCCGAACTGCGCGCCAACGTGGACCGCCTGCACCGCTTTGCCGATGTGGCTGCTGTGGAAACCGTGTTGCAGGCGCTGGCCGAGCGGTCTCCGCCGCGGGCCCTGAAACTGCCACGTGCGCCCGGTGCGCGCGAGGCCCGCTGGGCCCATCTGCTGTGCGGTGAGGCGGCCATTCCCGCGCAGGTGGCGGCGGCCCCCGGTGCAGCCGTGGGCGACGACAGCGTCAGCGCCGGTGAACTGGCCGCGCTGAAGGCCCAGCAGGCCCACATGGCCGAAGAACTGGCGGATTTGCGCAGCCTGGTTCAGCGCATGGCGCGTGAACTGGGCGTTGCCACCGACGCCACCCCGAATTCACCCGAGGCCTGAGCCATGCGCCTGGAAGTGCCCGACGACAAGAAGCTGAGCTTCCAGATGAGCATGCCCATCCGCTGGGGCGACATGGACGCCATGGGCCATGTGAACAACACGATCTACTTCCGGTACATGGAAGTCATTCGCATCGAGTGGTTCCGGCACATCGGCTGCCCGGTGGACCCGCAGGGCGAAGGCCCGGTCATCGTCAACGCCTTCTGCAACTTCATCCGCCAACTGGAATACCCCGGCGAGGTGCTGGCCAAGCAGTACGTGGGGGCCATGGGCCGCAGCACGGTGGACACCTACACCACGCTGGAACGCACCGACCGGCCGGGCGAGGTCTACGCCGCCGGCGGCGCCACCATCGTGTGGGTGAACTTTCCGCAGCAGAAGTCACTGCCGTTGCCCGACACCATCCGCCAGTTGCTGCTGGGTTGAACCCTCAGCGCCGGCCCGCAGGGGCCATGCTAGGCTGCATCGCATACGCCCCCGGGCCCGGGACACGCTGTCCCTGAGGCCCTTCCAGAACATCGGGGCGGCAGGAGACTCGATGGCGGCGCCCCCTTTTTCGTCACACCCCGTGGCCGGTGCCACGTTGGCCGATTGGCGCGACCGCGCATTGGCCATGCAGGCCGCGGTGGGCCAGGCCGTGGTGGGCCAGAACGCCGTCATCCGGCTGCTGTGCATCGCCATCTTCGCCCGCGGCCATGTGCTGCTGGAAGGCGACGTGGGCGTGGGCAAGACCACCGTGCTGCGCGCGCTGGCGCGGGCCATCGGCGGCGCCTACGCGCGGGTGGAAGGCACGGTGGACATGATGCCCGGCGACCTGCTGTACCACACCTGGCTGGGCGAGGACGGCCGCCCGCGCGTGGACCCCGGCCCGCTGCTGGCCGCCGGCACCGGCCTGGCCACCTTCTTCTTCAACGAAATCAACCGCACCCGCCCGCAGGTGCAAAGCCTGCTGCTGCGGGCCATGGCCGAACGCGCGGTCACGGCCTTCAACCGCGAGCAGCCCTTGCCGCACCTGCTGGTGTTTGCCGACCGCAACCGGGTGGAGCGCGAAGAAACCTTCGAACTGGCCGCCGCGGCGCGCGACCGCTTCCTGTTCGAGCTGAGCATGCAGGTGCCCGAGGACCCGAACCTGCAGCGCGCCCTGATGTTCGACACCGCCTTCCACGACGTGGACACGCTGATCCAGCGGGTGCCCGAGGCCCTGCTGCCGTTTGACCAGCTCAATGCCGTGGGCGCGGCGGTGCAGCTGGCCGTCACGGCGTCACCGGCGCTGCAGGACTATGCCCACCGCCTGTGGCGTGCCACGCGCGAACCCGCATCGGCCGGGGTGCAACTCGAAGGCGTGGACATGGCCCGCCTGGTGGCGGCCGGCGCCAGCCCGCGTGCGATGAGCCTGCTGGTGCGCGCCGCGCGCGTCGCGGCCTGGCTGGACGGGCGCGACCACGTGCTGCCGCAGGACGTGCAGGCCGTGTTCGCCCCGGCCATGCGCCACCGCATCTTCCTGCAGCCGGTTTACGAGGCGCGCCGCGCCGAGATTGCCGATCCCCTGGTGGCCGCCATCCTGGCCGCGGTGGGTGCGCCGTAAGCTGCCAAAGACACGTCCTTGGACCCGAACCCTCCTGCCGACCTGCACTACCGCGCCGCGGTGCGCGCCCAGGCCCTGCGCCCGGGTGCGCACGCCGGCCGGGTGCAGGGCCCCGGGCTGGAGCCCACGGCGTCGGTGCCCCTGGCCCGGGCGCGCGACCTGCGCCGGCTGGACCTGCACACCAGCTTGCGCGATCCCTTCGGCCAGCTGTGGGTGCGCCAGTTCCGCCAGCGCTCTGCCTTGCGGGTCTGGCTGCTGCTGGACGCGTCGGCGTCCATGCAGCGTTGGCGCCAGCCGGTGCAGGTGCTGGCCCTGGCGCTGGCCCATTCGGCGCTGCGCCAGGGCGACGCCTTCGGCCTGTGGCCCTTCGCGCAATCGGCGGACCCGGCCGATGCGCTCACCCCCACGCGCTCGCGCCACGCGGTGGCCGCGGCCATCGAACGGGTGTGGAGCAGCCCTTGGCAAGGGCAGGGCGTGCAGGGCCTGGCCGACCTGGCGGCCCTGTTGCCCGGCGAGCCCGCGCTGGTGGTGCTGGCGTCGGACTTCCTGGCGCCCGTGGACCAGTGGCAGGACGGTGTGGCCCGGCTGGCGCGGCACGATGTGCTGCCCCTGTGGCTGGACGAACCCGAAGAACAGGCGACGCTGCCGCGCTGGGGCCTGGCCCCGCTGCGCGACGCCGAGACCGGCCGCCAGCGCCTGATGTGGATGCGCCCTGCGCTGGTCCAGCGCTGGCGCGCGCAGGCCGACGCCCATCGCCAGGCGGTGCGCCAGGCGCTGTCCCGCCAGCAGCGTGAGCCGCTGTTGATGGGCAGCCGATTCGACGCCGACGCCTTGAACCGCCAACTGGCGGCGCGGGGGGCGTGATGCGCGGCGCCCGGCGGTGGCTGTGGCTGCTGGCGCTGCTGCCGGCCTGGCCGGTGCTGGCGGCCGACCTGGCACCGCTGCGCATCGACGAACCCCAGGCCTGGGGCCACACCGTGGGGGATGTGCTGCAGCGCCGGGTGCACCTG encodes the following:
- a CDS encoding flavin-dependent dehydrogenase (PFAM: Electron transfer flavoprotein-ubiquinone oxidoreductase; FAD dependent oxidoreductase), coding for MSPQEILEQFGPRESMEYDVVIVGGGPAGLATAIRLKQLAAEKGAEVNVVLLEKGSEPGAHILSGAVMDPRAMNELLPNWKELGIPLNQPVTGDDILFLSETGSRATPHWLIPECFHNDGNYVISLGAVCKAMAAHAESLGVEIFPGFTAAEVLYDEQGRVKGVATGNLGIGKDGQPHDGFQLGMALLGKYTVFAEGARGHLGKQLLAKHKLSEGRDPQSWAIGIKELWEVPAEKAKPGLVLHTAGWPIVDDSFGGGFLYHQDDNKVTLGFVLGLNYSNPWMSPFEEMQRWKTHPAVRAHIEGGKRISYGARAINNGGLQCLPKLVFPGGALVGCEAGMLNASRIKGSHAAIKTGMLAAEAAFDALQSGRAQDELSAYPVAFAQSWLHTELQRTKNFKLWFKKGKLIGNLMTGIEQWLLPKLGVNAPPWTLHNTHPDHEALKPADQCAKIDYPKPDGQITFDRLSSVFVSNTNHEENQPAHLTLKDASVPVALNLAKYAGPESRYCPAGVYEFVKNDDGSDRLQINAQNCVHCKTCDIKDPTQNIVWVTPEGGGGPNYAGM
- a CDS encoding short-chain alcohol dehydrogenase like protein (PFAM: short chain dehydrogenase), coding for MSYDIDLSGRVALVTGASGGLGAQFARTLSKAGAGVVLAARRTDRLKDLRAEIEAEGGDAHVVELDVTDHDSIKSAVAHAETEMGTIDILVNNSGVSTTQKLVDVSPDDYDYVMNTNTKGAFFVAQEVAKRMIARSKGAAPGTFTGGRIVNVASMAGLRVLGQIGVYCMSKAAVVHMTRAMALEWGRFGINVNALCPGYIDTEINHHHWQTDAGQKLVQMLPRKRVGHPKDLDAALMMLCANESHFINGAILSADDGFGA
- a CDS encoding hypothetical protein (PFAM: Protein of unknown function, DUF480) yields the protein MRELTPLEARVLGVLVEKQATVPDTYPLSLNSLVAGCNQKTARDPVINATESDVQVALDGLRSISLVFESSGGRVTRWEHNAARGLIVPADAAALLAVLMLRGPQTAAELRANVDRLHRFADVAAVETVLQALAERSPPRALKLPRAPGAREARWAHLLCGEAAIPAQVAAAPGAAVGDDSVSAGELAALKAQQAHMAEELADLRSLVQRMARELGVATDATPNSPEA
- a CDS encoding putative thioesterase (PFAM: Thioesterase superfamily), with amino-acid sequence MRLEVPDDKKLSFQMSMPIRWGDMDAMGHVNNTIYFRYMEVIRIEWFRHIGCPVDPQGEGPVIVNAFCNFIRQLEYPGEVLAKQYVGAMGRSTVDTYTTLERTDRPGEVYAAGGATIVWVNFPQQKSLPLPDTIRQLLLG
- a CDS encoding MoxR-like ATPase (PFAM: ATPase family associated with various cellular activities (AAA)) encodes the protein MAAPPFSSHPVAGATLADWRDRALAMQAAVGQAVVGQNAVIRLLCIAIFARGHVLLEGDVGVGKTTVLRALARAIGGAYARVEGTVDMMPGDLLYHTWLGEDGRPRVDPGPLLAAGTGLATFFFNEINRTRPQVQSLLLRAMAERAVTAFNREQPLPHLLVFADRNRVEREETFELAAAARDRFLFELSMQVPEDPNLQRALMFDTAFHDVDTLIQRVPEALLPFDQLNAVGAAVQLAVTASPALQDYAHRLWRATREPASAGVQLEGVDMARLVAAGASPRAMSLLVRAARVAAWLDGRDHVLPQDVQAVFAPAMRHRIFLQPVYEARRAEIADPLVAAILAAVGAP
- a CDS encoding hypothetical protein (PFAM: VWA domain containing CoxE-like protein), with translation MDPNPPADLHYRAAVRAQALRPGAHAGRVQGPGLEPTASVPLARARDLRRLDLHTSLRDPFGQLWVRQFRQRSALRVWLLLDASASMQRWRQPVQVLALALAHSALRQGDAFGLWPFAQSADPADALTPTRSRHAVAAAIERVWSSPWQGQGVQGLADLAALLPGEPALVVLASDFLAPVDQWQDGVARLARHDVLPLWLDEPEEQATLPRWGLAPLRDAETGRQRLMWMRPALVQRWRAQADAHRQAVRQALSRQQREPLLMGSRFDADALNRQLAARGA